The following are from one region of the Achromobacter xylosoxidans genome:
- a CDS encoding TRAP transporter substrate-binding protein — MQRRRFLAQAAGAAGAGLATVGMPAVAQSAPSVRWRMSTSWPKSLDTIYGSAEELCKRVAQLTDGKFEIRAFPGGELVPAAQNMDAVSNGTVECNHVLSTAYIGKNTALTFDTGLSFGLSARQHNAWIAYGGGLKMLRALYKKYNIVNHVCGNVGVQMGGWYRKEIKSVADLKGLNMRIGGIGGMVLSKLGAVPQQIPPGDIYPALEKGTIDAAEWIGPYDDEKLGFNKVAPYYYSPGWFEGSASITSMVHDKAWEALPPAYQAAFEAAAGEQTMRMLANYDARNPLALRKLIAGGAKVSFFPKEVMDAAYNASQELWVELSAKNPDFAAIFPDWKKFQAEQAAWFRVAESPLDNYTFAAVAKAQAK, encoded by the coding sequence ATGCAACGACGCCGTTTCCTCGCACAAGCCGCCGGCGCAGCCGGCGCGGGCCTCGCCACTGTGGGCATGCCTGCCGTGGCGCAATCCGCGCCGTCGGTGCGCTGGCGCATGTCCACCAGCTGGCCCAAGAGCCTGGACACCATCTACGGCTCGGCCGAAGAACTCTGCAAGCGCGTGGCGCAGCTGACCGACGGCAAGTTCGAGATCCGCGCCTTTCCCGGCGGCGAACTGGTGCCCGCGGCGCAGAACATGGACGCGGTCAGCAATGGCACGGTGGAATGCAACCACGTGCTGAGCACGGCCTACATCGGCAAGAACACCGCCCTGACGTTCGACACCGGCCTGTCCTTCGGCCTGAGCGCGCGCCAGCACAACGCCTGGATCGCCTACGGCGGCGGCTTGAAGATGCTGCGCGCGCTCTACAAGAAGTACAACATCGTCAACCACGTCTGTGGCAACGTCGGCGTGCAGATGGGCGGTTGGTACCGCAAGGAAATCAAGTCCGTCGCCGACCTGAAGGGCCTGAACATGCGCATCGGCGGCATCGGCGGCATGGTGCTGTCCAAGCTGGGCGCGGTGCCGCAGCAGATCCCGCCGGGCGACATCTATCCCGCGCTGGAAAAGGGCACCATCGACGCGGCCGAATGGATCGGCCCCTACGACGACGAGAAGCTGGGCTTCAACAAGGTGGCGCCGTACTACTACTCGCCGGGCTGGTTCGAAGGCAGCGCCTCGATCACCAGCATGGTGCACGACAAGGCATGGGAAGCCCTGCCGCCGGCCTACCAGGCCGCGTTCGAGGCGGCGGCCGGCGAGCAGACCATGCGCATGCTGGCCAATTACGATGCGCGCAATCCGTTGGCGCTGCGCAAGCTGATTGCCGGCGGCGCCAAGGTCAGCTTCTTCCCCAAGGAAGTGATGGACGCGGCGTACAACGCCTCGCAGGAACTGTGGGTCGAGCTCTCGGCCAAGAACCCGGACTTTGCCGCCATCTTCCCCGATTGGAAGAAATTCCAGGCCGAGCAGGCGGCCTGGTTCCGCGTGGCTGAAAGCCCGCTGGACAACTACACCTTCGCCGCCGTGGCGAAGGCCCAGGCCAAGTAA
- a CDS encoding non-heme iron oxygenase ferredoxin subunit, protein MNWIRIASTDQLTEDDEVIPVAAGEKQLALYRIEGEFHASDNVCTHAYALLSDGYLEDGCIECPLHQAKFDIRTGQAMCAPATTGIRIYPVKVEGQDIYANLQG, encoded by the coding sequence ATGAACTGGATCCGCATTGCCTCTACCGACCAACTGACCGAAGACGACGAGGTGATCCCCGTCGCCGCCGGCGAAAAACAGCTTGCGCTGTATCGCATCGAAGGCGAGTTCCACGCCTCCGACAATGTCTGTACCCACGCCTACGCGCTGCTGTCCGACGGCTATCTGGAAGACGGCTGCATCGAATGTCCGCTGCACCAGGCCAAATTCGACATCCGCACCGGCCAGGCCATGTGCGCGCCCGCCACCACCGGCATCCGCATCTATCCGGTCAAGGTCGAAGGCCAGGACATCTATGCCAACCTGCAAGGCTGA